A stretch of the Arachis stenosperma cultivar V10309 chromosome 6, arast.V10309.gnm1.PFL2, whole genome shotgun sequence genome encodes the following:
- the LOC130932496 gene encoding sucrose-binding protein-like: protein MKTKLVLFIILLSLCTNLLAALSRHEEQEEEDPELTTCMHQCGHQQQYSKSDKQACIRSCQRYHQMKKEREEEEGTTMETQNPYVFDIEDFRTRLETQDGRVRVLNKFSRRSKILKGISNYVLVTMEAKGHTFTSPTYFDSDAVIFVLKGRAVIGLVREDKTDRFNLEDGDMMRVAAGTLVYFVNKNENQNLVLANLFIPLTTPGDYKAFNPELFLTAFSMDKLEAALQTPREKIRGVFHEELEGTIFKIAREEVEALSKVKEGFWPFSTQSGGPFNLLGTRPYISNQYGRLYQSSLDKPFELNELNLVLSFSNITRGSMTAPSYVTRATKICIVGEGKGYVEIVCPHYVSSSRYSGGRGGGAKDKALYQRLSSELREGMVFVVPAGHPFLVGAGKEDDLHIVCYEVNARGNKIHALAGKNNVMSAMDKDAKQLTFMQPAEKVDEIFSRPETFFFPGPQHDDYYDH, encoded by the exons ATGAAAACCAAGCTTGTTCTCTTCATTATTCTGCTCTCTCTATGCACCAACTTATTAGCTGCTCTCAGCAGACATGAGGAGCAGGAAGAAGAAGACCCTGAGCTCACAACATGCATGCACCAGTGTGGCCACCAGCAACAGTATTCCAAGAGTGACAAGCAAGCATGCATTCGCAGTTGCCAGAGGTACCATCAAATGAAGAAAGAgcgagaagaagaagagggaaCCACGATGGAGACTCAGAATCCTTATGTGTTTGATATTGAAGATTTTAGGACCAGGTTGGAAACACAAGACGGAAGAGTTCGGGTTTTGAACAAGTTCAGTAGAAGATCCAAGATCCTCAAAGGCATTAGCAATTATGTTTTGGTCACTATGGAAGCTAAGGGACACACTTTCACCTCTCCAACTTACTTTGATTCCGATGCCGTTATCTTTGTACTCAAAG GGAGAGCGGTAATTGGGTTGGTGAGAGAAGACAAAACGGATAGGTTCAACCTTGAAGATGGAGACATGATGAGGGTAGCAGCAGGCACACTAGTCTATTTCGTTAACAAAAATGAGAATCAGAACCTTGTCCTTGCCAATCTCTTTATACCTCTCACTACACCTGGAGACTATAAG GCATTTAACCCGGAACTATTTCTCACAGCATTCAGTATGGACAAACTTGAAGCTGCACTCCAG ACTCCAAGGGAGAAGATAAGGGGGgttttccatgaagaattagAGGGAACCATATTCAAGATAGCAAGGGAGGAAGTGGAAGCATTGAGCAAGGTTAAGGAAGGGTTTTGGCCCTTTAGCACCCAATCGGGTGGTCCCTTCAATCTTTTGGGAACCCGTCCCTACATCTCCAACCAATATGGCCGCCTCTACCAATCCTCTCTTGATAAGCCTTTCGAGCTCAATGAACTCAACCTCGTCCTCAGTTTCTCCAACATCACCCGG GGTTCAATGACTGCTCCGTCTTACGTAACGAGGGCAACAAAAATATGCATTGTGGGAGAGGGGAAAGGGTATGTGGAGATAGTGTGTCCACACTACGTGTCTTCTTCACGCTACTctggaggaagaggaggaggagcaAAGGATAAGGCTTTATACCAGAGGTTGAGTTCGGAGCTGAGAGAAGGAATGGTGTTTGTGGTTCCAGCGGGGCATCCATTCTTGGTTGGAGCTGGGAAGGAAGATGATCTTCACATAGTGTGTTACGAGGTAAATGCGAGAGGGAACAAGATTCATGCTCTTGCGGGGAAAAATAACGTCATGAGTGCAATGGACAAAGATGCCAAGCAACTCACTTTCATGCAGCCGGCGGAGAAGGTTGATGAGATTTTCAGCAGACCAGAGACTTTCTTCTTCCCTGGCCCTCAGCATGACGACTATTATGACCACTGA
- the LOC130932497 gene encoding non-specific lipid transfer protein GPI-anchored 16-like, whose amino-acid sequence MKMMLSSAIITTLLLMTSTIKMVDCQTQNSIACTISMMSSITPCANFITGSGNNNGGVTPPSSTCCDSLRALMSSSMDCACKVLSANAPNLQLPITQAVAISLATACNINGLSAHCKGEVVEAESRAKTP is encoded by the exons ATGAAGATGATGCTATCATCAGCAATAATAACTACCCTTTTGTTGATGACTTCAACAATAAAAATGGTTGATTGTCAGACTCAGAATAGCATAGCATGCACAATCTCCATGATGAGCAGCATCACCCCATGCGCCAACTTCATCACCGGAAGCGGCAACAACAACGGCGGTGTGACGCCGCCATCAAGCACGTGCTGCGATTCATTGCGCGCTCTGATGAGTTCAAGCATGGATTGTGCTTGCAAGGTTTTATCTGCAAATGCTCCAAATCTGCAACTTCCTATCACACAAGCTGTTGCCATCTCCCTTGCAACCGCATGTAACATTAATGGACTCTCTGCACACTGTAAAG GAGAGGTGGTGGAAGCAGAATCGCGGGCAAAAACACCGTGA
- the LOC130932494 gene encoding type IV inositol polyphosphate 5-phosphatase 7-like, which produces MRDENSKKSKLSWPKTLVKKWFNIKCKTDNFQADDDVDDDVLYQGIDEERKSNYSEKEACTIKKSKTDKPSRRFSDRIHGGKNDLDQAQITEVYNYRIFVATWNVAGKSPPSYLNLEDWLHTSPPADIYVLGFQEIVPLNAGNILGTEDNGPARKWLALIRKTLNSLPGTSGGCHTPSPLSDPIIEIEADFEGSMRQKTTSFLHRRSFQSLSHSMKMDSDISLPQPSFDRRLSVCDRMIYAHRPSDYRWGSSDDENGAGDSPVTASYSPVQYSGCFPMEDVEKQTGQPRYCLVASKQMVGIFLTVWVKSDIRDYIHSLKVSSVGRGLMGYLGNKGSISISMSLHQTSFCFICSHLTSGQKDGDELRRNLDVMEILRKTRFPLVQGTSDHYSPQTILEHDRIIWLGDLNYRVALSYRAAKALVEMHNWKDLLENDQLRIEQRQGRVFEGWNEGKIYFPPTYKYSNNSDRYAGDGRHSKQKRTPAWCDRILWHGKGLHQLSYVRGESRFSDHRPVYSIFSAEVDQRSSSAAVTIMFP; this is translated from the exons ATGAGAGATGAGAACTCCAAGAAAAGCAAG CTTTCATGGCCCAAGACATTGGTCAAGAAGTGGTTCAATATCAAGTGCAAAACTGATAACTTTCAAGCagatgatgatgttgatgatgatgTCCTTTATCAAG GTATTGATGAAGAGAGGAAGAGCAACTATTCAGAGAAGGAGGCATGCACCATCAAAAAAAGCAAAACAG ATAAACCAAGCAGAAGATTCTCAGACAGAATTCATGGAGGTAAGAATGACCTTGATCAAGCTCAGATTACAGAAGTGTATAATTATAG AATCTTTGTTGCCACTTGGAATGTAGCAGGGAAGTCACCTCCAAGTTATTTGAACCTTGAAGATTGGCTTCACACCTCTCCACCCGCTGATATCTATGTTCTTGG GTTTCAAGAAATTGTACCTCTTAATGCTGGTAACATTTTGGGAACAGAAGACAATGGCCCTGCAAGGAAATGGCTTGCACTTATTAGGAAGACCCTTAACAGTCTTCCAGGAACAAGTGGTGGATGCCACACTCCATCACCACTCTCTGATCCTATTATAGAGATTGAAGCTGATTTTGAGGGATCAATGAGGCAGAAGACAACCTCTTTCCTCCATAGAAGGTCTTTCCAATCCTTGAGTCATAGTATGAAGATGGATAGTGACATCTCACTGCCACAACCAAGCTTTGATCGGCGTCTCAGCGTCTGTGATAGAATGATATATGCTCACAGGCCTAGTGACTACCGATGGGGTTCTTCAGATGATGAAAATGGAGCTGGGGACTCCCCAGTTACGGCATCATATTCGCCAGTGCAATATAGCGGTTGTTTCCCTATGGAGGATGTTGAGAAACAGACAGGGCAACCGAGATATTGTTTGGTTGCTAGTAAGCAAATGGTGGGGATATTTCTAACAGTTTGGGTGAAAAGTGATATCAGAGATTATATTCACAGCTTGAAGGTGTCTTCTGTTGGCAGAGGTTTGATGGGATATCTTGGAAACAAG GGTTCAATATCAATTAGCATGTCTTTGCACCAAACAAGCTTTTGTTTCATCTGTAGTCATTTGACTTCAGGGCAAAAGGATGGTGATGAGCTAAGGAGAAACTTAGATGTAATGGAAATTCTGAGAAAGACAAGGTTTCCCCTTGTCCAAGGCACCAGTGACCATTATTCACCTCAGACAATTCTGGAACATGA CCGAATAATTTGGCTGGGGGATTTAAATTATCGGGTAGCCCTTTCTTATCGTGCGGCGAAAGCTCTTGTTGAGATGCATAACTGGAAGGACTTGTTAGAGAATGACCAA CTGCGAATAGAGCAGAGGCAAGGTCGAGTATTCGAAGGATGGAACGAAGGGAAAATATACTTCCCTCCCACATACAAGTATTCAAACAACTCAGACAGGTATGCAGGAGATGGAAGACATTCAAAACAAAAGAGAACTCCAGCATG GTGTGATAGAATCTTATGGCATGGGAAAGGCCTTCACCAATTATCTTATGTTCGTGGGGAATCAAGATTCTCTGATCATAGACCTGTGTATAGCATATTCTCAGCAGAAGTTGATCAAAGAAGCTCTA GTGCAGCTGTTACTATCATGTTTCCATAG